A portion of the Methanolinea sp. genome contains these proteins:
- the dnaG gene encoding DNA primase DnaG, producing MYSSDTTKYLIHIHLEAEGVVEKPDVVGAIFGQTEGLLGDDLDLRDLQRTGRLGRIDVQITSKKGETKGDIYIASSLDRAETAILAASFETIDRVGPCAAKVRVESIEDIRVSKRKQVVARAKELLMDAFEDGSIDSTQLIEEVREAMRMEKIVSVGEEKLPAGPNVLDSDAIIVVEGRADVLNLLRYGIKNAVAVEGSRIPKTIIDLCEKKTATAFFDGDRGGDLILRELLQVAEIDFVAYAPRGKSVEDLSRKEIVKALRNKIPAEYLREEETAEEEGEKPAAAIPAAPREETGQGEGETGTRRKTGTRRHAGTPGAGPRTLPEHLAEVKGQRMARFLSGDYAILREVKLEDVERALEELNGDARGLVTDGEVTQRMLDRMAGKGFEYVAAREYRGITKRPLSMRLIKIS from the coding sequence ATGTACTCCAGCGATACCACGAAGTACCTGATTCACATTCACCTCGAGGCGGAGGGGGTGGTCGAGAAACCTGACGTCGTGGGGGCGATCTTTGGCCAGACAGAAGGGTTGCTCGGCGACGACCTCGACCTGCGTGACTTACAGAGGACTGGGCGGCTCGGGCGGATAGACGTCCAGATCACGAGTAAAAAAGGAGAGACGAAGGGCGATATATACATAGCCTCGTCCCTCGACAGGGCCGAGACTGCAATCCTCGCGGCATCCTTCGAGACGATCGACAGGGTGGGCCCCTGCGCGGCGAAAGTCCGCGTCGAATCCATCGAGGACATCCGGGTGAGCAAGAGGAAACAGGTGGTCGCCCGGGCAAAGGAACTCCTCATGGACGCGTTCGAGGACGGTTCTATCGACAGCACCCAGCTGATCGAGGAGGTGCGCGAGGCCATGAGGATGGAGAAGATCGTGTCCGTGGGCGAGGAGAAGCTCCCCGCCGGGCCGAACGTGCTCGACTCGGACGCGATCATCGTCGTGGAAGGGAGGGCCGACGTCCTCAACCTCCTGCGGTACGGGATAAAGAACGCGGTGGCGGTCGAGGGATCCCGCATCCCGAAGACGATCATCGACCTCTGCGAGAAGAAGACCGCGACGGCGTTCTTCGACGGCGACAGGGGGGGAGACCTCATCCTCCGCGAGCTCCTCCAGGTGGCAGAGATTGACTTCGTCGCGTACGCGCCGCGGGGAAAGAGCGTGGAAGACCTCTCCCGCAAGGAGATCGTGAAGGCACTCAGGAACAAGATCCCCGCCGAGTACTTAAGAGAGGAGGAAACCGCCGAGGAGGAAGGGGAGAAGCCCGCGGCAGCAATCCCGGCGGCGCCCCGCGAGGAGACCGGGCAGGGGGAGGGAGAGACCGGGACGCGCAGGAAGACTGGCACGCGCCGCCACGCCGGGACACCGGGGGCAGGTCCCCGTACCCTCCCGGAACACCTCGCCGAGGTGAAGGGCCAGCGCATGGCAAGATTCCTCTCCGGGGACTACGCCATCCTCCGGGAGGTGAAGCTCGAGGACGTCGAGCGGGCGCTCGAGGAGCTGAACGGGGATGCACGGGGTCTCGTCACCGACGGCGAAGTGACCCAGCGGATGCTCGACCGCATGGCGGGCAAGGGCTTCGAGTACGTCGCGGCACGGGAGTACAGGGGCATTACCAAGCGCCCTCTCTCGATGCGGCTCATCAAAATCTCCTGA
- a CDS encoding ATP-grasp domain-containing protein — protein sequence MIYIVPKPTDTPDDNSTAMVAREIARMGGEYTLIDPAEIDPFSTGISGSLIWVCGIAQDEVQFEVINALAVENRVINSPLSIYTCASKVLTSSLLVKNGIPTPETCFTQSGDIAAAFISRHGRVVSKPVYGYDGHGVVLVESPGELGSPPYYLQEYVPNDRDFRVFVIDGEAVGAIERVSDTLAHNIHQGGIGRPVEIDPLMADRAVAAARAVGVDYGGVDLLRRGDDYCVLEVNGTPNWHCMGVNIPALLAMYLLEQERATRR from the coding sequence ATGATCTACATCGTCCCGAAACCCACCGATACGCCCGACGACAACTCGACGGCGATGGTCGCGCGCGAGATCGCGAGGATGGGGGGAGAGTACACCCTCATCGATCCCGCGGAGATCGATCCCTTCTCGACCGGGATCTCGGGCTCCCTGATCTGGGTGTGCGGGATTGCCCAGGACGAGGTCCAGTTCGAGGTCATCAATGCACTCGCCGTGGAGAACAGGGTCATCAACTCTCCCCTCTCCATCTACACCTGCGCGAGCAAGGTCCTCACGAGTTCGCTCCTCGTGAAGAACGGCATTCCCACGCCCGAGACGTGTTTCACCCAGTCGGGGGATATCGCCGCGGCTTTCATCTCCCGGCACGGGCGCGTCGTCTCAAAACCCGTGTACGGCTACGACGGGCACGGGGTCGTCCTCGTCGAGTCGCCCGGGGAGCTGGGTTCCCCGCCGTACTACCTCCAGGAGTACGTCCCCAACGACAGGGACTTCCGGGTGTTCGTCATCGACGGGGAGGCCGTGGGCGCGATCGAGAGGGTCTCTGACACGCTGGCCCACAACATCCACCAGGGGGGTATCGGGAGGCCGGTCGAGATAGACCCCCTCATGGCAGACCGCGCCGTGGCCGCTGCCCGCGCGGTGGGCGTGGACTACGGCGGTGTCGACCTCCTGCGCAGGGGCGACGATTACTGCGTCCTCGAGGTGAACGGGACGCCGAACTGGCACTGCATGGGGGTCAACATCCCGGCGCTCCTCGCGATGTACCTCCTCGAGCAGGAGAGGGCGACCCGGCGGTGA
- a CDS encoding UPF0058 family protein has translation MHKEELIALHQMLYEIKDYFEAINSDLKFTNYYSLKINPSQMHKSKMEHKYAIFVLGNELADAMKDVEFSASGRISARMKELAARTLREMEYAQ, from the coding sequence ATGCACAAGGAGGAACTGATCGCTCTGCACCAGATGCTCTACGAGATCAAGGATTACTTCGAGGCCATAAACTCCGACCTGAAATTCACCAATTACTATTCCCTCAAGATCAACCCCTCGCAGATGCACAAGAGCAAGATGGAGCACAAGTACGCCATCTTCGTCCTTGGGAACGAGCTCGCGGACGCGATGAAGGACGTGGAGTTCTCGGCGTCCGGCCGGATATCCGCCCGGATGAAGGAACTCGCCGCGAGGACCCTCAGGGAAATGGAATACGCCCAGTAA
- a CDS encoding PEGA domain-containing protein gives MDSKRLAILVSALALLAVMPVAGDEPVPTIETPEIPGPVIGGDVGYFAIDSVPQGAEVELDGTFVGETPVMVKVYTTAPPSHTISVRMYGYRTWARSYTGNPGKGETIFVTAELEPVAQTGSIRVSSSPAGAVARLDGGQTLVTPGTFQNVVPGTHTVEIALAGYYPFSTSVNVTAGGTSSVSASLTPVQTTGSLFVSSSPSSAEVYVDEIYRGHTPLTVGSLSTGRHAVRLHLSGYQDYTRGVDISEGSESVVTVSLTPVSRPSTGDIVVTSLPDGAAIYIDGNYRGRTTANNPFDITGVAPGSHRVVLVKAGYRDYAAEVNVAAGSTTTVSAVLSPAPVPPANGEISVGSTPSGAEVYLDNAFKGFSPVILHDVPPGSHAVLLRMKGYSDFQIAVDVAGGQTTSVSGTLSLLPTPTPTKTPLSPVVAAGALAAGLFLARWKRD, from the coding sequence ATGGATTCAAAACGACTCGCGATTCTCGTTTCTGCCCTCGCGCTCCTCGCGGTCATGCCCGTGGCAGGAGACGAACCGGTACCGACCATCGAGACTCCCGAAATACCCGGCCCCGTCATCGGGGGGGACGTCGGCTACTTCGCCATCGATTCTGTCCCGCAGGGAGCCGAAGTCGAGCTCGACGGGACGTTCGTCGGGGAGACGCCGGTCATGGTGAAGGTCTACACGACCGCGCCACCCTCGCACACCATCTCGGTGCGTATGTACGGCTACAGGACGTGGGCCAGGAGTTACACGGGGAACCCGGGGAAGGGCGAGACGATATTCGTGACGGCGGAGCTCGAGCCCGTCGCGCAGACCGGCTCCATCCGGGTGAGCTCGTCCCCGGCCGGCGCGGTCGCCCGCCTCGACGGGGGCCAGACCCTCGTGACTCCCGGCACGTTCCAGAACGTCGTCCCCGGCACCCACACCGTGGAGATCGCGCTCGCCGGTTACTACCCGTTCAGCACCTCGGTGAACGTCACCGCGGGGGGAACCTCGAGCGTGAGCGCGTCCCTCACGCCGGTGCAAACGACGGGCTCGCTCTTCGTCTCGTCCTCGCCGTCGTCAGCCGAGGTCTACGTCGACGAGATCTACAGGGGCCACACCCCTCTCACCGTCGGGTCTCTCTCCACCGGGAGGCACGCGGTCCGCCTCCACCTCTCGGGATACCAGGACTACACGCGGGGCGTTGACATAAGTGAGGGGAGCGAGTCAGTCGTCACCGTCTCGCTCACGCCGGTCTCCCGGCCCTCGACGGGCGACATCGTCGTGACCTCCCTCCCCGACGGGGCCGCCATCTACATCGACGGGAACTACCGCGGGAGGACGACCGCGAACAATCCCTTCGACATCACGGGAGTCGCTCCCGGGTCGCACCGGGTAGTCCTCGTGAAGGCCGGCTACCGGGATTACGCCGCCGAGGTGAACGTGGCCGCGGGGAGCACGACGACGGTCTCCGCGGTTCTCTCGCCGGCCCCGGTCCCGCCGGCGAACGGCGAGATCTCCGTCGGGTCCACGCCGTCGGGAGCAGAGGTGTACCTCGACAACGCGTTCAAGGGCTTTTCCCCCGTCATCCTCCACGACGTCCCGCCGGGCTCCCACGCGGTCCTGCTCCGGATGAAGGGTTACAGCGACTTCCAGATCGCGGTGGACGTGGCCGGCGGACAGACCACGTCGGTGAGCGGGACCCTCTCGCTCCTCCCCACCCCGACCCCCACGAAGACACCGCTCTCGCCCGTCGTTGCAGCGGGAGCACTCGCCGCCGGGCTCTTCCTCGCGCGGTGGAAAAGAGATTGA
- the pyrC gene encoding dihydroorotase yields METPSRRCDLVLRDVLLPGGRVADISVRSGRVCHVGEGYPAEERIECRGRTVLPAAIDMHVHMRGWAQREKEDWESGSKSALAGGVTLVVDQPNTVPPIVTPGVLSRRVAEAQEASLCHFAVNAGVVPGVDLESLYAAGAMAFGEIFTAESSYGHGVPLHELGRVFRTARELGALCTVHAEEVVGVPGTDLAAHHAARSPAGEARAVRRVLELNGPGCRLHFCHLSSASAVASAGGATVEVTPHHLLLSIDGFSPGDARGKVNPPLRPEALRKELWSAWDRIDVIASDHAPHTAADKDRTFSDAPAGIPGVETMVPLFLAACRRRKIPITSLVEKTMTNPARILGIPPAGFSVGDRADFAVYPGSESPVSADLLHSRAGWTPFEGMPAVFPEVVVMAGDIVYAGGDFMRGRPRWFHGRGYMPGVQTGNGADTARP; encoded by the coding sequence ATGGAGACTCCGTCCCGCCGGTGCGACCTCGTCCTCCGCGACGTCCTCCTCCCGGGGGGGAGGGTCGCGGACATCTCCGTGAGGTCCGGGAGGGTCTGCCACGTCGGGGAGGGGTACCCCGCGGAGGAGAGGATCGAGTGCCGGGGCAGGACGGTCCTCCCCGCGGCGATCGACATGCACGTCCACATGAGGGGGTGGGCACAGAGGGAGAAGGAGGACTGGGAGAGCGGGAGCAAGAGTGCACTCGCCGGGGGCGTGACGCTCGTCGTGGACCAGCCGAACACCGTCCCCCCGATCGTCACTCCCGGCGTCCTCTCCCGGCGCGTCGCGGAGGCGCAGGAGGCCTCGCTCTGCCACTTCGCCGTCAACGCCGGTGTCGTCCCGGGAGTGGACCTCGAATCCCTCTATGCCGCGGGGGCGATGGCGTTCGGCGAGATATTCACCGCGGAATCCAGCTACGGCCACGGCGTTCCCCTCCACGAACTCGGCAGGGTATTTCGAACAGCCCGGGAACTTGGCGCCCTCTGCACGGTCCACGCCGAGGAGGTGGTGGGTGTGCCGGGCACCGACCTTGCCGCCCACCACGCCGCGAGGTCACCCGCCGGCGAGGCCCGCGCGGTGCGGCGGGTCCTCGAACTGAACGGCCCGGGCTGCAGGCTCCACTTCTGCCACTTGAGCTCTGCATCCGCGGTGGCGAGCGCGGGTGGGGCGACGGTGGAGGTAACCCCCCACCACCTCCTCCTCTCCATCGATGGATTCTCCCCGGGGGATGCCCGGGGGAAGGTCAATCCCCCCCTCAGGCCGGAAGCGCTCCGGAAGGAACTGTGGTCGGCCTGGGACAGGATCGACGTCATCGCCTCGGACCACGCCCCCCACACGGCCGCCGACAAGGACCGGACGTTTTCGGACGCGCCGGCGGGGATCCCCGGCGTGGAGACGATGGTGCCGCTCTTCCTTGCGGCCTGCAGGAGGAGGAAGATCCCGATCACTTCCCTCGTGGAAAAGACGATGACGAATCCCGCGCGGATCCTCGGGATTCCGCCGGCAGGCTTCTCCGTGGGTGACAGGGCAGACTTCGCGGTGTACCCGGGCAGCGAGTCCCCGGTGAGCGCGGACCTGCTCCACTCGAGGGCCGGCTGGACGCCGTTCGAGGGGATGCCCGCGGTGTTCCCGGAGGTCGTCGTGATGGCAGGCGACATCGTCTACGCCGGGGGGGATTTTATGAGGGGCAGGCCACGGTGGTTCCATGGGAGAGGTTATATGCCGGGGGTACAGACAGGAAATGGTGCCGATACTGCGCGGCCATAG
- a CDS encoding DUF167 domain-containing protein, whose translation MDEYRNAITPSRDGTIIALEVTPGARETSFPAGYNAWRKSIGFHVREPPEGGRANAEIVRYLSKFFSVPPASIRILSGQSSSHKRILVRGVDPDVALALVSTRSNPR comes from the coding sequence ATGGACGAGTACAGGAATGCCATAACCCCGTCACGGGACGGGACCATCATCGCCCTCGAGGTGACCCCGGGTGCCCGGGAGACCTCTTTTCCCGCGGGTTACAATGCGTGGCGCAAGAGCATAGGGTTCCACGTGCGGGAACCCCCGGAAGGGGGGAGGGCGAACGCGGAGATAGTGAGGTACCTCTCGAAATTTTTCTCTGTTCCACCGGCGAGTATCAGGATCCTGTCGGGGCAGTCCTCGTCCCACAAGAGAATCCTCGTGCGGGGCGTGGACCCGGATGTTGCCCTCGCCCTCGTTTCCACGCGAAGTAACCCTCGCTGA
- a CDS encoding metallophosphoesterase, with the protein MRLDFIEEGPALVVENERRILVAGDLHFGIEASLSGQGIHIRSKSRERMDRLLACIENAGPDLLLLLGDIKHSVPYTTRLEMREVRKFFEEVRGKVDLLVVPGNHDPGIEDFLAPGELAPRDGIVLDGAGYLHGHTYPNPALRGHLIVAGHHHVMLSVRDEVGCALRAPGYLLAALDEACIQFPGERREGESPTRVLFIPAFCELAGYDIVSMGRDPISPLSRCIDLSTSEVFLSDGTFLGPYSLLEENGSHRGP; encoded by the coding sequence ATGAGGCTCGACTTCATCGAGGAGGGACCTGCACTGGTCGTGGAAAACGAGAGGAGGATCCTCGTCGCGGGAGACCTCCACTTCGGGATCGAGGCGTCGCTCTCCGGCCAGGGAATCCACATAAGGAGCAAGAGCAGGGAGAGGATGGACCGCCTTCTCGCCTGCATCGAGAACGCGGGCCCAGACCTCCTCCTCCTCCTCGGGGACATCAAGCACAGTGTCCCCTACACCACGAGGCTGGAGATGAGGGAGGTGAGAAAGTTCTTCGAGGAAGTGAGGGGGAAAGTCGACCTCCTCGTGGTGCCCGGGAACCACGACCCCGGGATCGAGGATTTCCTCGCGCCCGGGGAACTTGCCCCCCGCGACGGGATCGTCCTCGACGGTGCAGGGTACCTCCACGGCCACACGTACCCGAACCCGGCGCTGCGGGGGCACCTCATCGTCGCGGGGCACCACCACGTGATGCTCTCGGTGAGGGACGAGGTGGGGTGCGCGTTGCGGGCACCCGGGTACCTCCTCGCGGCACTCGACGAGGCATGCATCCAGTTCCCGGGGGAAAGGCGGGAAGGAGAGTCCCCCACGAGGGTCCTCTTCATCCCGGCCTTCTGCGAGCTCGCGGGGTATGACATCGTCTCCATGGGACGCGACCCGATCAGCCCGCTCTCCCGCTGCATCGACCTCTCGACGTCGGAAGTTTTCCTCTCCGACGGGACATTCCTCGGCCCGTACTCTCTCCTGGAGGAGAATGGATCCCACAGAGGACCTTGA
- a CDS encoding AMP-binding protein, with product MAVSGHNMRDYREVYDTFSLEVPEYYNFGFDVIDKIGERDRNRLAMIWVNQEGKERTFTFRQLSNLSNSAANMLLKYGIVKGDRVIIMLPRVPEWWIFALACIKLGAVFCPCPTMLTPKDLKYRINAAKIRMVITDRENSGKIEEICSECPTLQSRLVVDAELPGWISYPVEQEYPAPVSRTLVSIAGMERTKSTDPLVMYFTSGTTGEPKMVLHTHALPLGHVTTGRFWLDLTENDLHFTLADTGWAKSSWGKFFGPWIQGACILVYDIRGKFKATELLPILEKYEVTVFCAPPTVYRMLILADLKKYDFKELRHCTSAGEPLNPEVIRVWKEGTGLTIHEGYGQTETVLIIGTFPCMEVKPGSMGKPAPGWQIELHDDEGKPVPRGEVGRIAVKVKPRRPVGLFEGYLYDEEANSAVFVGDYYYTGDKAYVDEDGYFWFVGRDDDVIKSSGYRIGPFEVESALLEHPAVREAAVVGSPDVIRGMIVKAFIVLKEGYEPTDQLAKDIQKFVKKITAPYKYPRAIEFVEDLPKTISGKIKRNVLRERELKGKSGHEYRSAGREEEV from the coding sequence ATGGCTGTTTCAGGACACAACATGCGGGACTACCGGGAAGTCTACGATACGTTCTCGCTGGAAGTGCCGGAATACTATAATTTTGGATTCGACGTCATCGACAAGATCGGGGAGAGGGACCGGAACCGGCTGGCGATGATATGGGTGAACCAGGAGGGGAAGGAGAGGACCTTCACGTTCCGCCAGCTCTCCAACCTCTCCAATTCCGCGGCCAACATGCTCCTCAAGTACGGGATCGTGAAGGGGGACCGCGTCATCATCATGCTTCCCCGCGTCCCGGAGTGGTGGATATTCGCACTCGCCTGCATCAAGCTCGGCGCGGTCTTCTGCCCCTGCCCGACGATGCTCACCCCAAAGGACCTCAAGTACCGGATAAACGCGGCGAAGATTCGGATGGTCATCACCGACAGGGAGAATTCGGGGAAGATCGAGGAGATCTGCAGCGAGTGCCCGACGCTCCAGTCGCGGCTCGTCGTGGACGCCGAGCTCCCGGGGTGGATCAGCTACCCCGTCGAGCAGGAGTACCCCGCGCCCGTCTCGCGGACGCTCGTCTCGATCGCGGGCATGGAGAGGACGAAGTCGACGGATCCCCTCGTCATGTACTTCACCTCGGGTACAACGGGCGAGCCTAAGATGGTCCTCCACACGCACGCCCTCCCCCTCGGCCACGTGACGACGGGCAGGTTCTGGCTCGACCTCACGGAGAACGACCTCCACTTCACGCTCGCGGACACGGGGTGGGCGAAGTCCTCGTGGGGCAAGTTCTTCGGCCCGTGGATCCAGGGGGCGTGCATCCTCGTATACGACATCAGGGGCAAGTTCAAGGCGACGGAGCTCCTCCCGATTCTCGAGAAGTACGAGGTGACGGTCTTCTGTGCCCCGCCCACGGTGTACCGCATGCTCATCCTCGCGGACCTCAAGAAGTACGACTTCAAGGAACTGCGCCACTGCACGAGCGCGGGGGAACCTCTCAACCCGGAGGTCATAAGGGTGTGGAAGGAGGGGACGGGTCTCACCATCCACGAGGGGTATGGCCAGACCGAGACCGTGCTCATCATCGGGACGTTCCCCTGCATGGAGGTGAAACCGGGTTCCATGGGCAAGCCGGCCCCCGGGTGGCAGATCGAGCTCCACGACGACGAGGGCAAGCCGGTCCCCAGGGGAGAGGTCGGCAGGATCGCGGTGAAGGTGAAGCCCCGCCGGCCTGTGGGGCTTTTTGAGGGCTACCTTTACGACGAGGAGGCGAATTCCGCCGTTTTCGTGGGCGATTACTACTACACGGGTGACAAGGCGTACGTGGACGAGGACGGGTACTTCTGGTTCGTCGGGAGGGACGACGACGTCATAAAGAGCTCTGGCTACCGGATCGGCCCGTTCGAGGTGGAATCCGCCCTCCTCGAGCACCCCGCGGTGAGGGAGGCCGCGGTCGTGGGGTCGCCGGACGTCATCCGCGGCATGATCGTGAAGGCGTTCATCGTCCTGAAGGAGGGCTACGAGCCCACGGACCAGCTCGCAAAGGACATCCAGAAGTTCGTGAAGAAGATCACGGCGCCGTACAAGTACCCGAGGGCGATCGAGTTCGTCGAGGACCTGCCAAAGACGATCTCGGGGAAGATCAAGAGGAACGTCCTGCGCGAGAGGGAACTGAAAGGAAAATCAGGCCACGAGTACAGGTCGGCAGGGAGAGAGGAAGAGGTGTGA
- a CDS encoding DEAD/DEAH box helicase: MDPTEDLDPRVRQLIRDRGFSRMSPIQQAAIPLAREGKNLLVIAPTGTGKTESAMIPVFDGMLRVKGGGITALYVTPLRALNRDMLSRLSWWCENLGLSVGVRHGDTPASERRKQALSPPDLLITTPETLQALLMGKVVRKHLSTVRYVVVDEIHELAGSKRGTQLAVALERIVEYAGEFQRIGLSATVGNPGEVGKFLCGARDFSVVSVPVAERLDVTVEYAGDSFESQCRWISSAIDRHPSTLVFVNTRVTAEALGHCLYQRGDVEVHHGSLSKEVRVEAEERFRRGDVRCLIATSSMELGIDIGRIEHVIQFGSPREVMRLVQRVGRAGHQLDTVSRGTVLATSFDDLLESAVIARRAHAGQIEEVAIHTRAADVLANQIAALAVEYREISRKKVKEITCRSYPFLGAESLVDEVCAQMAEHRLIRLDGDLVRAAARSRRYLAGNLSMIPDERKVVVFDMVSRRSVGTLDESFVAGFIHTGVVFVTKGQLWRVLDIGDGQVTVEPARKAKGEIPSWEGEQIPVPFSIAREVGALRRTRDFSSYMLGDGPAGYARKFLEEVEKNRTPVPDDTLITLENVPEGVVCNVCAGHRANEALARVLSILISARFGTTVGIEIDAYRIFLRLPPAVRAADVREILLSLEPSHLEVILQLAMKRTALFRWKIVQVAKKFGAIDPDADYEKIPLSRLVETFEGTVVQKEAYRELFSVYMDVPSAARIVSLVREGAIRVVISPPSMIGAAGLFSSRDTVPPPAADQAVIATLRRRLDQQEVILFCMNCRNWKSRTVVGRVPDRPACPRCNARLIAVLKPWEEPLIGRIAGKAKTEEDRAVEARLLRNANLVLSSGKKAVIALAARGVGPENASRILSTLADGNAFYAEIIRAERNYIRTRKFW, translated from the coding sequence ATGGATCCCACAGAGGACCTTGACCCGCGCGTGAGGCAGCTCATCCGGGACCGGGGTTTTTCCCGGATGTCCCCCATCCAGCAGGCCGCGATCCCCCTCGCGAGGGAGGGCAAGAACCTCCTCGTCATCGCCCCGACCGGGACGGGGAAGACGGAGAGCGCGATGATACCCGTCTTCGACGGGATGCTCCGCGTGAAGGGCGGGGGAATCACTGCCCTCTACGTGACGCCGCTGCGCGCCCTCAACAGGGACATGCTCTCGCGCCTCTCGTGGTGGTGCGAGAACCTCGGTCTCTCGGTGGGGGTCAGGCACGGCGACACGCCCGCATCGGAGCGGCGGAAGCAGGCCCTCTCCCCGCCCGACCTCCTCATCACGACCCCCGAGACGCTGCAGGCACTCCTGATGGGCAAAGTAGTGAGGAAGCACCTCTCGACGGTGCGGTACGTGGTCGTCGACGAGATCCACGAGCTCGCGGGGAGCAAGCGGGGAACCCAGCTCGCCGTGGCCCTCGAGAGGATCGTCGAGTACGCGGGAGAGTTCCAGCGCATCGGTCTCTCGGCAACCGTCGGGAACCCCGGCGAGGTGGGGAAGTTCCTCTGCGGCGCGAGGGATTTCTCCGTCGTCTCCGTCCCTGTCGCAGAAAGGCTCGACGTGACCGTCGAGTACGCGGGGGACTCGTTCGAGTCGCAGTGCAGGTGGATATCCAGTGCGATTGACAGGCACCCTTCGACCCTCGTCTTCGTGAACACGCGGGTGACGGCGGAAGCCCTCGGCCACTGCCTCTACCAGAGGGGCGACGTCGAGGTCCACCACGGGTCCCTCTCGAAGGAGGTGCGTGTGGAGGCCGAGGAGAGGTTCAGGAGGGGGGACGTCCGGTGCCTCATCGCGACGTCGTCCATGGAACTCGGGATCGACATCGGGAGGATCGAGCACGTCATCCAGTTCGGGTCGCCGCGCGAGGTGATGCGGCTGGTCCAGCGCGTGGGGAGGGCAGGGCACCAGCTCGACACGGTCTCGAGGGGGACCGTGCTCGCGACATCTTTCGACGACCTGCTCGAGTCGGCCGTGATCGCGCGGCGGGCGCACGCGGGCCAGATCGAGGAGGTGGCCATCCACACGCGTGCCGCCGACGTCCTCGCGAACCAGATCGCGGCACTCGCCGTCGAGTACAGGGAGATCTCCCGGAAGAAGGTGAAGGAAATCACCTGCAGGAGCTACCCGTTCCTCGGCGCGGAATCACTCGTCGACGAGGTGTGCGCCCAGATGGCGGAGCACCGCCTGATCAGGCTCGACGGCGACCTTGTGCGGGCGGCCGCGCGGTCGCGCCGGTACCTCGCGGGGAACCTCTCCATGATCCCGGACGAGAGGAAGGTCGTTGTCTTCGACATGGTCTCGCGCAGGTCAGTGGGGACGCTGGACGAGTCCTTCGTCGCGGGTTTCATCCACACGGGGGTCGTCTTCGTGACGAAGGGACAGCTCTGGAGGGTCCTTGACATCGGGGACGGGCAGGTCACGGTCGAGCCGGCCCGGAAGGCGAAGGGGGAGATCCCGTCGTGGGAAGGGGAACAGATCCCGGTCCCCTTCTCCATCGCCCGCGAGGTCGGTGCCCTCCGGCGGACGAGGGACTTCTCGTCGTACATGCTCGGGGACGGCCCGGCCGGGTACGCGAGGAAGTTCCTCGAGGAGGTGGAGAAGAACCGGACCCCCGTCCCCGACGACACGCTGATCACGCTCGAGAACGTCCCGGAAGGGGTCGTCTGCAACGTGTGTGCCGGCCACAGGGCAAATGAGGCGCTCGCGCGCGTCCTCTCCATCCTCATCTCGGCGCGGTTCGGGACGACCGTCGGGATCGAGATCGATGCGTACCGCATATTCCTCCGCCTCCCGCCGGCGGTGAGGGCAGCCGACGTGAGGGAGATCCTCCTCTCGCTCGAGCCGTCCCACCTCGAGGTCATCCTGCAGCTCGCGATGAAGAGGACGGCCCTCTTCCGGTGGAAGATAGTGCAGGTGGCAAAGAAGTTCGGCGCGATCGACCCGGACGCGGACTACGAGAAGATCCCCCTCTCCCGCCTCGTGGAGACGTTCGAGGGGACGGTCGTCCAGAAAGAGGCGTACCGCGAGCTCTTCTCGGTCTACATGGACGTCCCTTCCGCCGCCCGGATCGTCTCGCTCGTGCGGGAGGGTGCCATCCGCGTCGTGATCTCGCCGCCGAGCATGATCGGGGCGGCGGGTCTCTTCTCCTCCCGCGACACGGTCCCCCCGCCCGCCGCGGACCAGGCCGTGATCGCGACGCTCCGCCGCCGCCTCGACCAGCAGGAGGTGATCCTCTTCTGCATGAACTGCAGGAACTGGAAGTCGAGGACCGTGGTGGGCCGCGTGCCCGACCGGCCCGCGTGCCCGCGGTGCAACGCGAGGTTGATCGCCGTCCTGAAGCCGTGGGAGGAACCGCTCATCGGGAGGATCGCCGGGAAGGCGAAGACCGAGGAGGACCGCGCGGTGGAGGCGAGGCTGCTGCGGAACGCAAACCTCGTCCTCTCGAGCGGGAAGAAGGCGGTCATCGCGCTCGCGGCAAGGGGCGTGGGACCGGAGAATGCCTCGCGGATCCTCTCCACGCTCGCGGACGGAAACGCGTTCTACGCCGAGATAATCAGGGCAGAACGCAATTACATCCGGACGAGGAAGTTCTGGTGA